One window from the genome of Hydractinia symbiolongicarpus strain clone_291-10 chromosome 1, HSymV2.1, whole genome shotgun sequence encodes:
- the LOC130630231 gene encoding uncharacterized protein LOC130630231 — MCYETFKSSITELRNDQQIQYPFLLITGKPGTGKSEVLKHMIEHAVKEDCETLVVCPTGYLTCSYQAIFGPSIKCDTVHSSFYIPVNKEYNATMNWNLSYYHVMIFDEVIFLKHCHYYANITKCTSLSLSIYILGKSNSSCVRKPYRSKHLVFAETPSRRFLR, encoded by the exons ATGTGCTATGAAACGTTTAAAAGTAGTATCACTGAATTACGTAACGATCAACAGATCCAGTATCCATTCCTGTTAATAACAGGAAAACCTGGCACAG gAAAATCGGAAGTATTAAAACACATGATTGAACATGCTGTGAAAGAAGACTGCGAAACTTTAGTTGTTTGTCCCACTGGATACCTGACGTGCTCGTATCAAGCTATATTTGGTCCTAGCATAAAATGCGATACAGTTCATTCGTCCTTTTACATCCCTGTGAATAAGGAATATAACGCAACTATGAACTGGAATTTATCCTATTATCATGTAATGATATTTGAcgaggtaatttttttaaaacattgtcaTTACTATGCTAACATTACAAAATGCACATCTTTATCTTTGtctatttatattttaggtAAGTCAAATTCCTCTTGCGTTCGTAAACCATATCGTTCAAAGCATCTTGTCTTTGCGGAGACCCCCAGTCGTCGTTTTTTGCGGTGA